One part of the Gossypium raimondii isolate GPD5lz chromosome 1, ASM2569854v1, whole genome shotgun sequence genome encodes these proteins:
- the LOC105779091 gene encoding probable ubiquitin-conjugating enzyme E2 25 has protein sequence MSSTKPLPPSPPPSTRRAYYNTRNSKKRLLSTTASSGFFMDPEVIEIPPPVPYSFKSNKKKQVVIHEVIDVDNDGDSSDIVILDERVDVRNKGKAVKGSSGIYNAIQAEDFVAKSPGSLNKIEPSKHSTQGSHNIYNLDCDLTYDDDFFDNYYGNDFMDVDEYAMLQAHFDNVDIPAGVEASIPWFADFSERKKDTSPVNTQSSVNTSHSKTQLSANGNDQSLSSWLSDPAHMKKAALVSSSSFHNPADPLSHSPGEVIVPSTLLLPQGSQSKKSATSQLKLSSQSLPFWNSFQPYQVGGSNNGSNGSHSDSMMLPQAVNPTYLGHFSSAANKQIGAGSLNSNFPTPIDLNHTMVAEPSMPWWPPPMKPKYNFNKHNNYTSFPDPVDGVYITPQEVADIRNQKNVNEEDILSKFQLFKQFDTVEDFSDHHYASGGASTKQPPKNWAKKIQEEWRILEKDLPDTIFVRVYESRMDLLRAVIIGAEGTPYHDGLFFFDVFFPASYPKGPPQVYYHSGGLRLNPNLYSCGKVCLSLLNTWSGNKNEKWIPGMSTMLQVLVSIQALILNQDPYFNEPGWAHHRGTPQGELLSRQYNEDTFILSLKTMIYSMRRPPKHFEDFVVGHFYRRAQDILVACKAYMDGAQVGCLVKGGVQDVDEGDKSCSQKFKNSVSGCVNMLVKEFTVLGVKDCEKFLIVPKCQNNRVDSIPKVPVL, from the exons ATGTCATCTACGAAGCCGCTGCCACCATCGCCGCCGCCGTCTACTCGTCGAGCCTATTATAACACGCGCAATTCCAA GAAACGATTGCTTTCTACTACTGCGAGTTCCGGTTTCTTCATGGACCCTGAAGTAATCGAGATCCCTCCTCCGGTTCCTTACTCTTTTAAGTCCAATAAGAAAAAGCAG GTTGTTATTCATGAAGTAATTGATGTAGATAATGATGGAGATTCAAGTGATATAGTGATCCTCGATGAGAGGGTTGATGTAAGGAACAAAGGGAAGGCAGTGAAAGGTAGCTCTGGTATCTATAATGCTATTCAAGCTGAG GACTTTGTGGCCAAGTCTCCTGGTTCATTAAACAAGATTGAGCCTTCTAAGCATTCTACCCAAGGatcacataatatatataaccttGATTGTGATTTGACCTATGATGATGATTTCTTTGATAACTATTACGGTAATGACTTCATGGATGTTGATGAGTATGCTATGTTGCAAGCACATTTTGATAATGTTGATATTCCTGCTGGAGTAGAAGCATCCATCCCTTGGTTTGCTGACTTTTCTGAGAGGAAAAAGGATACTTCTCCTGTAAACACTCAATCAAGTGTTAATACTTCTCACTCAAAGACTCAATTGAGTGCTAATGGGAATGACCAGTCACTTTCATCATGGTTGTCAGATCCTGCTCATATGAAGAAGGCAGCTTTAGTTAGTAGTTCGAGTTTCCATAACCCAGCAGATCCTTTGAGTCATTCTCCTGGAGAAGTAATTGTTCCTTCTACTTTGTTACTTCCACAAGGTTCTCAAAGTAAGAAGTCAGCTACTTCACAACTTAAATTGAGCAGTCAAAGTCTTCCATTTTGGAATTCATTCCAGCCTTACCAGGTTGGTGGTTCAAATAATGGTAGTAATGGGAGTCACTCTGATTCAATGATGCTCCCTCAAGCAGTAAATCCAACTTATTTGGGTCACTTTAGTTCTGCTGCAAATAAGCAAATTGGTGCTGGTagtttgaattcaaattttccTACACCTATAGATCTAAATCACACCATGGTTGCAGAACCCTCCATGCCGTGGTGGCCACCCCCGAtgaaaccaaaatataatttcaataagCACAATAACTATACAAGTTTTCCTGATCCAGTTGATGGTGTTTACATTACTCCTCAAGAAGTGGCAGATATCAGAAACCAGAAAAATGTAAACGAAGAAGATATCCTCAGTAAGTTCCAACTTTTTAAACAGTTTGATACTGTTGAAGATTTTTCAGACCATCACTATGCTTCTGGTGGTGCTTCAACGAAGCAG CCACCGAAGAATTGGGCAAAGAAGATTCAGGAGGAGTGGAGAATTCTTGAGAAGGATTTACCAG ACACTATTTTTGTTAGGGTTTATGAATCAAGAATGGATCTCTTGAGGGCTGTAATTATAGGAGCAGAGGGCACTCCCTACCATGATGGTCTCTTCTTCTTTGATGTTTTCTTCCCTGCTAGCTATCCTAAAGGACCCCCT CAAGTTTATTACCACTCTGGTGGACTGCGCCTTAATCCAAATTTGTACAGTTGTGGGAAAGTATGCCTTAGTCTTCTAAACACATGGTCTGGTAATAAGAATGAGAAGTGGATACCTGGTATGTCTACCATGCTCCAAGTTCTGGTATCTATTCAGGCTCTAATCTTGAACCAGGATCCGTACTTTAATGAGCCTGGTTGGGCTCATCATAGAGGCACGCCACAAGGTGAATTACTGTCTCGACAATACAACGAGGATACATTCATATTGTCACTGAAGACAATGATCTACTCAATGAGGAGGCCACCAAAG CATTTTGAGGATTTTGTAGTGGGTCATTTCTACCGTCGTGCTCAAGATATACTTGTAGCATGTAAAGCATACATGGATGGTGCTCAGGTAGGTTGCCTGGTAAAAGGCGGGGTTCAAGATGTTGATGAAGGTGACAAGAGCTGCTCACAGAAGTTTAAGAACTCTGTCTCCGGATGTGTAAATATGCTGGTGAAGGAATTTACGGTACTTGGAGTAAAGGATTGTGAGAAATTCCTCATTGTCCCCAAATGTCAAAACAATCGAGTTGATAGTATTCCCAAGGTTCCAGTATTGTGA
- the LOC105786711 gene encoding uncharacterized protein LOC105786711, translating into MKPSIFLWLCTLKISLLFISLSVKPVSSVIDSYSDHCLTTVPEPVPNSEPLDYEFGPFGPSHSGFYYYGNLRVVSTNITRYTNSFSFYTTEVSQTDKDGVLMIEGSFELQNPFVLHSFLYRVGPSNGSVPTPHTPPVVADFTNPFILKLHGFWSKSSGELCMVGTGSSYFKDGNLLTPAAVLKLHNIKNSSNITTLITGTLKSLSPINDNNYFEPISLMTVPQLNYNFTFASGDSGDEFSSESDLEENLSMYNILRGRSFCSKFSNLAIKDVFNLQYTGCRSNKKCLPVGGVVQNLPGSISFGVINCTDVGKRVWIFLKFDDHTKLSRLDLRFNPNTTLIGEGMWDDKKNRLHVLLCRFLGTANSWSNAHVGDCTTRLSLRYPAILSIKETSTIMGKIWTNKTVHDSGYFEKIVFRSTEFLIEGLYSLKYEYTELDRVRNECPERKLDRNRRQRYPRPYSSEMKFDMSVRSSEGRTARGSADTLTVNNQFSKQAGIALMVIRDDDFERPTRWEPQGRANISYKIDIKWRTSQKLANKNYISVVPDEKMEITAEGVYDADTGGLCMIGCRKFALTDRVPGNTSIDCEILLNFQLAPLKGFENGGYIRGRIESTRDKSDDLYFDPLDVSSVAYSREQARHTIWAMDLEIVMVVISQTLICLFLRSQVYHAKRHPKTLPFTSLVMFVILTMGQLIPLVLNYEALFYRKRDQDTMLFQTGGWLEVNEVIIRITSMVAFLLQFRILQRAFSSRSNDGNGKGLWFAEKMTLLVILSLYGSGALIVLLVDKGNYKREIVLLPTRPVDYWQRSTLDDLKSFAGLISDGFLLPQILFNMFSNSREYVLSPLFYIGTSLVRLLPHAYDLYCDHTYVEYKGTFIYVKPAEEFFSTAWDVIIPIGVLLFAATIYLQQQFGGCCIVPKRFRWRESYEEIPVVGQS; encoded by the coding sequence ATGAAACCTTCAATCTTTCTATGGCTATGTACCCTCAAAATTTCCCTTCTGTTCATTAGTTTGTCAGTGAAACCTGTCTCATCTGTTATAGACTCTTACTCTGATCATTGTTTAACGACTGTCCCTGAACCAGTCCCCAACTCTGAACCTCTTGATTACGAATTCGGTCCATTTGGTCCATCCCATTCTGGTTTTTACTATTATGGAAATTTGAGAGTTGTAAGTACAAATATAACAAGGTATACAAATTCATTTTCGTTTTACACCACTGAGGTGAGCCAAACCGATAAAGATGGTGTGCTTATGATCGAAGGAAGCTTCGAGCTCCAAAATCCTTTTGTTTTACACAGCTTCTTATACCGAGTTGGACCATCAAACGGTTCAGTTCCCACACCTCACACGCCGCCTGTGGTCGCCGATTTTACAAATCCGTTCATTTTGAAGCTGCACGGTTTCTGGTCCAAATCTTCGGGGGAACTTTGTATGGTTGGAACAGGTTCTTCATACTTCAAAGATGGTAATCTGCTTACACCTGCAGCTGTTCTTAAGCTTCATAATATCAAGAATTCAAGTAATATTACTACTTTGATTACTGGCACTTTGAAGAGTTTGAGTCCTATCAATGATAACAATTACTTTGAGCCAATCTCCTTAATGACGGTTCCACAATTGAATTACAACTTCACCTTTGCGTCTGGAGATTCCGGTGACGAATTTTCCAGTGAAAGTGATCTCGAAGAGAATTTATCTATGTACAATATACTGCGAGGAAGATCCTTTTGTTCAAAGTTCTCAAACCTTGCAATTAAAGATGTATTTAATTTGCAGTATACAGGCTGCAGATCCAACAAGAAGTGCCTCCCTGTTGGTGGGGTGGTTCAAAATTTGCCTGGTTCTATATCTTTTGGTGTCATTAATTGTACTGATGTTGGAAAGAGAGTTTGGATTTTCCTAAAGTTCGATGATCATACCAAGCTTTCAAGGCTTGACCTGCGTTTCAATCCCAACACAACATTGATTGGAGAAGGAATGTGGGATGACAAGAAGAATCGGTTGCATGTTCTGCTTTGTCGGTTTCTCGGCACAGCAAACTCTTGGTCTAATGCTCATGTTGGAGATTGCACAACAAGGTTGAGCTTGAGGTACCCTGCAATCTTGTCAATTAAAGAGACCAGTACCATAATGGGGAAAATTTGGACTAACAAAACTGTGCATGATTCAGGTTACTTTGAAAAAATCGTGTTTCGAAGTACTGAGTTTCTCATTGAGGGTCTTTATAGTTTGAAGTATGAATACACTGAACTTGACAGGGTAAGAAATGAATGCCCGGAAAGGAAGCTAGACAGAAACAGGAGACAAAGATACCCTAGACCCTATTCTTCCGAGATGAAGTTCGACATGTCTGTTAGAAGTTCCGAAGGAAGGACTGCTAGGGGTTCTGCCGATACTCTCACTGTCAATAATCAGTTTTCCAAGCAGGCCGGCATAGCACTTATGGTTATCCGTGATGATGACTTTGAAAGGCCTACAAGGTGGGAACCTCAAGGCCGAGCCAATATTAGCTATAAGATAGATATCAAATGGCGCACTTCTCAGAAGTTagctaataaaaattatatatctgTTGTACCTGATGAAAAAATGGAGATTACTGCTGAAGGGGTTTATGATGCTGACACCGGAGGCTTGTGTATGATTGGTTGCAGAAAGTTTGCATTGACTGATCGAGTACCTGGAAATACTTCTATAGACTGTGAGATTCTTCTGAACTTTCAACTTGCTCCTTTAAAAGGGTTTGAGAATGGAGGGTATATAAGGGGAAGAATCGAAAGCACACGGGACAAATCTGATGATCTTTACTTTGATCCTCTAGATGTGTCTTCAGTTGCTTACAGCAGGGAACAAGCTAGGCATACTATTTGGGCAATGGATCTTGAGATTGTGATGGTTGTAATATCTCAAACACTTATATGTCTATTTCTGAGATCTCAGGTCTATCATGCGAAAAGGCATCCTAAAACACTCCCTTTTACTTCACTGGTTATGTTTGTGATCCTTACCATGGGCCAGCTGATTCCTCTGGTGCTTAACTATGAAGCCTTGTTCTATCGGAAACGTGATCAGGATACCATGTTGTTTCAAACCGGTGGATGGCTCGAAGTGAATGAGGTAATCATAAGGATAACTTCAATGGTAGCATTCTTGTTGCAATTCCGTATTCTCCAACGAGCATTTTCGAGTAGATCAAATGATGGAAACGGAAAAGGCCTATGGTTTGCTGAGAAAATGACCTTGCTTGTCATACTATCACTGTATGGTTCTGGTGCATTAATTGTCCTGCTTGTCGATAAGGGGAACTATAAACGCGAGATCGTGTTGCTTCCCACTCGTCCGGTCGACTACTGGCAGCGTTCAACTTTGGATGACCTGAAATCCTTTGCAGGTTTAATCTCAGATGGTTTCCTTCTTCCCCAGATACTGTTCAATATGTTCTCAAACTCTAGAGAATATGTACTTAGCCCCTTGTTCTATATCGGTACCAGTCTGGTTCGGTTGCTGCCACATGCATACGATCTTTATTGTGACCACACCTATGTTGAATACAAGGGAACATTCATTTATGTGAAGCCTGCTGAGGAATTTTTCTCTACTGCTTGGGATGTGATTATACCTATTGGTGTTTTGCTATTTGCTGCAACCATTTACTTGCAACAGCAATTTGGTGGTTGCTGCATTGTTCCAAAGAGATTTAGATGGCGCGAAAGCTATGAAGAAATCCCAGTGGTGGGTCAATCATGA
- the LOC128039255 gene encoding NAD-dependent protein deacetylase SRT1-like, protein MSLPATLVGETVGEMLQANQFARQILAVVDNKTKNTSADPKTPLTEHRKQRCQFLKSLMEKDDSKCGQNAVVERKTILVPKSETIVHAIVRNVKTFDYQLSNGDMKPIKKGLNGLKTTRKQRSKGSK, encoded by the exons ATGTCATTACCAGCAACGTTAGTAGGGGAAACAGTGGGTGAAATGCTTCAAGCAAATCAATTTGCAAGACAGATCCTAGCTGTTGTTGATAACAAAACCAAGAATACTTCTGCGGATCCTAAAACTCCATTGACTGAACACAGGAAGCAAAGATGTCAATTTTTAAAG TCTCTGATGGAAAAGGATGATTCGAAATGCGGGCAGAATGCGGTGGTGGAGAGGAAAACCATATTAGTCCCGAAAAGTGAGACCATAGTTCATGCAATTGTTAGGAATGTTAAAACATTTGACTACCAATTAAGCAATGGTGATATGAAGCCAATAAAAAAAGGTTTGAATGGTTTGAAAACAACTCGGAAGCAGCGATCCAAAGGAAGCAAGTGA
- the LOC105786712 gene encoding uncharacterized protein LOC105786712, with protein MKPSMCLWLCTLKISFLCFSFSVKPVSSVLHSYSDHCFSIVPEPVPISEPPGYEFGSFGPSQSGFYYSDGDFRVVSSNITRYTNSFSFYTAAVSQTDKDGVFMIEGSFELQSPFVLQSLLYGSGSSKGSVSTPHIPPTVADYTNPFILKLHGFWYESLGELCMVGTGSSYLKEGTLLTPVAVLKLHNIKTSSSITSLITGTLESLSPSNDSNYFEPISILLFPQLNYKFTFVSGDSADELSDGSDPEKNLPVYDVLPGRSFCSKFTSLVFRNVYNLQYTGCRSNKKCLPRDGVIANLPGSMSLSAVDCSDVLKRVQILLTFDDNIKLSRHEKRFDPNTTLIGEGIWDDKKNQLHVLLCRFLDIGNSWSNAHVGDCTTRLSLRFPAIWSIKETSTIMGQIWTNKTVDDSGYFEKVVFRSTENRIDTLYRSKYEYTELDRVSNLCTEKKLARNKRQRYPSPKFSGMRFSISVKSSKGRTGWGFADALTVNNQLYKHTHLMFAAINDDFERLTRWEPQGRVNISYIIDIKWHTPPKLTNEGSASIALDEKMEITAEGIYDADTGGLCMVGCRKIASIDQFGNASMDCDIILNFQFAPVKGFKNERYIRGRIRSIREKSDLLYFHPLDVSSVAYSREQARHTIWTMDLEIAMVVISQTLVCLFVRSQLYHSKRQPNRLPFTSLVMLVIFTLGQLIPLVLNYEALFHQKNDQGTVLFQTGGWLEVNEIIVRITSMVAFLLQLRILQQAFLSRSNNRNGKGLWFAEKMTLLVTLPLYLYGAFVVLLADRGNYRCDTVLLPTRPVDYWQRSTWDDLKSYAGLISDGFLLPQILFNIFSSSRENALSPSFYIGTSLVRWLPHAYDLYCDHSYVEYKGTSIYANPAKDFFSTAWDVVILIGVLLLAAIIYLQQQFGGCCIVPKRFSWRKSYEKIPAVGQS; from the coding sequence ATGAAACCTTCAATGTGTCTATGGCTATGTACACTCAAAATTTCCTTTCTTTGCTTTAGTTTCTCAGTGAAGCCTGTCTCATCTGTTCTACACTCTTACTCTGATCATTGTTTTTCAATTGTTCCTGAACCAGTCCCCATCTCCGAACCTCCCGGTTACGAGTTTGGTTCATTTGGTCCATCCCAATCTGGTTTTTACTACTCTGATGGAGATTTCAGAGTTGTTAGTTCAAACATAACCAGGTATACAAATTCATTCTCGTTTTACACCGCTGCGGTGAGCCAAACAGATAAAGATGGTGTGTTTATGATCGAAGGAAGCTTTGAGCTCCAAAGTCCATTTGTTTTACAAAGCCTCTTATACGGAAGTGGATCATCAAAAGGTTCAGTTTCCACACCTCACATACCGCCTACGGTTGCTGATTATACGAATCCGTTTATTTTGAAGCTGCACGGCTTCTGGTACGAATCCCTGGGGGAACTTTGTATGGTTGGAACAGGTTCTTCATACTTGAAAGAAGGTACTCTGCTTACACCTGTAGCTGTTCTTAAGCTTCATAATATCAAGACTTCAAGTAGCATTACTAGTTTGATTACTGGCACTTTGGAGAGTTTGAGTCCTAGCAATgatagtaattattttgaaccAATCTCCATATTGTTGTTCCCACAATTGAACTACAAGTTTACCTTTGTGTCTGGAGATTCCGCTGACGAGCTTTCCGATGGAAGTGATCCCGAAAAGAATTTACCAGTATATGATGTGTTGCCAGGAAGATCCTTTTGTTCAAAGTTCACAAGCCTTGTATTTAGAAATGTATATAATTTGCAGTATACAGGGTGCAGATCCAACAAGAAGTGTCTCCCTCGAGATGGGGTGATTGCCAATTTGCCCGGTTCTATGTCTTTAAGTGCCGTTGATTGTTCGGATGTTCTAAAGAGAGTTCAGATTTTGCTAACGTTTGATGATAATATCAAGCTTTCAAGGCACGAAAAGCGTTTTGATCCCAACACAACATTGATCGGAGAAGGAATATGGGATGATAAGAAGAATCAGTTGCATGTTTTGCTTTGTCGGTTTCTCGACATTGGAAACTCTTGGTCTAATGCACATGTTGGGGATTGCACAACAAGGTTGAGCTTGAGGTTCCCTGCAATCTGGTCAATCAAAGAGACCAGTACCATAATGGGGCAAATTTGGACCAACAAAACCGTGGATGATTCAGGTTACTTTGAAAAAGTTGTGTTTCGAAGTACTGAGAATCGCATCGATACTCTTTATAGATCAAAGTACGAATATACTGAACTTGACAGAGTAAGTAATTTATGCACGGAAAAGAAACTTGCAAGAAACAAGAGACAAAGGTACCCTAGTCCCAAATTTTCCGGGATGAGGTTCAGCATATCGGTTAAAAGTTCAAAAGGAAGGACTGGATGGGGTTTTGCAGATGCTCTGACCGTGAATAATCAGTTGTACAAGCACACCCACCTTATGTTTGCTGCCATCAATGATGACTTCGAGAGGCTTACAAGGTGGGAACCTCAGGGCCGAGTCAACATTAGCTACATTATAGACATCAAATGGCACACTCCTCCGAAGTTAACTAATGAAGGTAGTGCATCTATTGCACTTGATGAGAAAATGGAGATCACTGCTGAAGGGATTTATGATGCTGACACAGGAGGCTTGTGTATGGTTGGCTGCAGAAAGATTGCATCGATTGATCAGTTTGGAAATGCTTCTATGGACTGTGACATTATTCTTAACTTTCAATTTGCTCCGGTAAAGGGGTTCAAGAACGAACGGTATATTCGGGGAAGAATCAGAAGCATACGAGAGAAATCTgatcttctttattttcatccTCTAGATGTGTCTTCTGTTGCTTACAGCAGGGAGCAAGCTAGGCATACCATTTGGACCATGGATCTTGAGATTGCCATGGTTGTAATATCTCAAACACTTGTATGTCTATTTGTGAGATCTCAGCTCTATCATTCGAAAAGGCAGCCAAATAGACTCCCCTTTACTTCACTTGTTATGCTTGTGATCTTTACCCTGGGCCAACTGATTCCTCTGGTTCTTAACTATGAGGCCTTATTCCATCAAAAGAATGATCAGGGTACCGTGTTGTTTCAAACCGGCGGATGGCTCGAAGTAAATGAGATAATCGTAAGGATAACTTCAATGGTAGCTTTCTTGTTGCAGCTCCGTATTCTCCAGCAAGCATTTTTGAGTAGATCGAACAACAGAAACGGAAAAGGCCTATGGTTTGCTGAGAAAATGACCTTGCTTGTCACACTACCATTGTATCTTTATGGTGCATTCGTTGTTCTGCTTGCCGATAGGGGGAACTATAGATGCGACACTGTGTTGCTTCCCACTCGTCCAGTTGACTACTGGCAGCGTTCGACTTGGGATGACCTGAAATCATATGCAGGTTTAATCTCAGATGGTTTCCTTTTGCCCCAAATACTGTTCAATATATTCTCGAGCTCTAGAGAAAATGCACTTAGCCCCTCGTTCTATATCGGTACCAGTCTGGTTCGGTGGCTGCCGCATGCATATGATCTCTACTGTGACCACAGCTATGTTGAATACAAGGGAACATCAATTTACGCGAACCCTGCAAAGGATTTTTTCTCCACTGCATGGGATGTCGTTATCCTTATTGGTGTTTTGCTGTTAGCTGCAATCATTTACTTGCAACAGCAATTTGGTGGTTGCTGCATTGTTCCAAAGAGATTTAGCTGGCGGAAAAGCTATGAAAAAATCCCAGCGGTGGGCCAATCATAA